In a genomic window of Maridesulfovibrio ferrireducens:
- a CDS encoding cadherin-like domain-containing protein, translated as MNPENIIHKTINLPGKGESVIYKVDETTAFNFGFNYSDATFTGNGGDLVISSEDNGVIILEGYLPLAKEELVPAFVLEDGEEIPGNVYLFAFSQDSNEIETAANTGTSGSGAGEYADMQGQLFDSQESLQGQEETPRDEMDFARRDTPEDSFDTADAAFNANREAEESEGVGTGGTDEGQAGAVNHAPTSDPVAVSTNEDTDIIITKEMLLANADDVDTDNALLTVQNLAPVGADGTITENADGTWTFSPNENFNGEVKFNFEINDGAAENNITQVTGTVTVDAVNDAPTSAPVAVSTNEDTDIIITKEMLLANA; from the coding sequence ATGAATCCTGAAAATATTATCCATAAAACAATAAATCTTCCTGGCAAAGGCGAGTCTGTAATATACAAAGTTGACGAAACCACTGCCTTCAATTTTGGATTCAATTATTCAGACGCAACATTTACTGGGAACGGTGGCGACCTCGTTATCTCATCTGAAGATAATGGAGTCATCATCCTTGAAGGATACCTACCGCTTGCTAAAGAAGAGCTGGTGCCTGCTTTTGTGCTCGAAGATGGAGAAGAAATACCCGGCAACGTATATCTTTTCGCTTTTTCTCAAGACTCTAACGAAATAGAGACTGCAGCCAATACCGGAACCAGTGGAAGTGGAGCTGGTGAATATGCTGATATGCAAGGACAACTCTTCGACAGCCAAGAGTCTCTCCAAGGACAGGAAGAAACCCCACGTGACGAAATGGATTTCGCCAGAAGAGATACACCGGAAGACTCTTTCGACACAGCCGATGCAGCCTTTAATGCCAATAGAGAAGCAGAAGAAAGCGAAGGCGTCGGCACTGGCGGCACTGACGAGGGTCAGGCCGGAGCAGTAAACCATGCGCCGACCAGCGATCCGGTTGCTGTCTCCACAAATGAAGATACCGATATCATCATCACTAAAGAGATGCTGCTTGCCAATGCGGACGATGTCGACACTGATAACGCCCTGCTCACTGTTCAGAATTTAGCTCCTGTCGGTGCGGACGGAACAATTACCGAAAACGCAGACGGCACATGGACTTTCTCACCTAATGAAAACTTTAACGGTGAAGTAAAGTTCAACTTTGAGATCAATGACGGTGCGGCAGAGAATAACATCACACAGGTGACAGGAACTGTTACTGTTGATGCAGTTAACGATGCGCCGACCAGCGCTCCGGTTGCTGTCTCCACAAATGAAGATACCGATATCATCATCACTAAAGAGATGCTGCTTGCCAATGCGGA
- a CDS encoding winged helix-turn-helix domain-containing protein yields MINTPKFYDLMTPVLRVLESLGGSANILEITEHIVNHLYLTEKAAKYLNNPGRTHQTKLECRIYHANKYLCCYGVLEEIEPDIWGLTDKYEPGMIVTHDHIIKAAMEKLTA; encoded by the coding sequence ATGATAAATACTCCCAAATTTTATGACTTAATGACTCCAGTGTTGAGAGTACTTGAATCGCTTGGCGGTTCAGCTAACATTTTGGAAATAACAGAACATATCGTTAACCACCTTTATCTTACTGAAAAAGCGGCTAAATATTTGAATAATCCAGGCAGGACGCACCAAACTAAACTGGAATGTAGAATTTATCACGCTAATAAATATCTGTGTTGCTACGGGGTTCTTGAAGAAATCGAACCTGACATATGGGGGCTGACGGATAAATATGAGCCGGGTATGATTGTTACACACGACCATATCATTAAGGCTGCCATGGAAAAGTTAACTGCCTAA
- a CDS encoding glycyl-radical enzyme activating protein — protein MNQGMIYNIQRMSVHDGPGLRTTIFLKGCPLTCLWCSNPESQKTTPQMMFFEKQCTGCGICADVCPNGAVIPLDGKFGRDIEKCTHCGLCTESCSGKAREMSGKMMSVDEVMNTVRKDSLFYENSGGGVTFGGGEPTSGGEFFLEMVQAVHDEGFHVTVDTCGFCPAERFDKTIELADLFLFDCKHMDPEQHRKLTGQDNVLILRNLHAALSSGKEVHLRMPLMPNMNDSDENIAAMADFLKEFDRNEIEIMPCHAFGQSKYVALSKPLPQVSQYTPEELDIVLERFAKHGLQPVMV, from the coding sequence ATGAATCAGGGAATGATTTACAACATACAGCGCATGTCCGTTCATGACGGACCGGGACTGCGTACCACTATTTTTCTTAAAGGCTGCCCGCTGACCTGTCTGTGGTGCAGTAACCCGGAATCACAAAAAACAACGCCGCAAATGATGTTTTTTGAAAAACAGTGTACCGGCTGCGGCATCTGTGCAGATGTCTGTCCCAACGGAGCCGTAATTCCTTTAGACGGAAAATTCGGACGCGACATAGAAAAGTGTACTCACTGCGGTCTATGTACCGAATCATGTTCCGGCAAGGCCCGCGAAATGTCCGGCAAAATGATGTCTGTAGACGAAGTGATGAATACCGTACGCAAGGATTCCCTGTTCTATGAGAACTCCGGCGGCGGTGTAACTTTCGGCGGCGGCGAACCTACTTCCGGTGGAGAATTCTTTCTGGAGATGGTGCAAGCCGTGCATGACGAGGGTTTCCATGTAACTGTGGATACTTGCGGATTCTGCCCGGCAGAACGTTTCGACAAAACCATCGAACTTGCAGATCTGTTTTTGTTTGACTGTAAACACATGGACCCGGAACAGCACCGGAAATTAACCGGGCAGGATAATGTATTAATCCTGCGCAATCTTCACGCAGCTCTGAGTTCCGGCAAAGAAGTACATCTACGTATGCCACTGATGCCGAATATGAACGATTCGGATGAAAATATCGCTGCCATGGCAGACTTTTTAAAGGAATTCGACCGAAACGAAATTGAAATTATGCCGTGTCATGCCTTTGGACAAAGCAAATATGTAGCACTTAGCAAACCTCTTCCGCAGGTATCACAATACACGCCGGAAGAACTGGACATAGTTCTGGAAAGATTTGCCAAGCACGGGCTGCAGCCCGTCATGGTCTAA
- a CDS encoding glycyl radical protein, translating to MNTLSAKTNSENQTATPKGYGIDWNTAEPRVKELKDFLMSAPQVMDPERLQFLNEVYEEFRGESTFYIRAKLFERVLTKKNIFLDGNPIVGTLTGVRAGVYAYPEWNVAWIKEEMQMAKMASLGEMKIPSETKELLEKTYKSWKGRTCIDLNNKMFKDKYGINPKNFAKCGMYYENVSVASGSGIADYPLMLNKGLRWLINDVKSRFENCPTTLQNKEKHDLYRAMLVTFEAVIAHSHRYADLAEKTAVEENDPKAKAELLEIAEICRRVPEHPARNFREAIQSFWFIHLAIEIEQMACATSPGRYGQYMYPFFKKDIDEGNLTREQVLTLLKFQWIKHLELAEYQGNSYALTLSGHTGQSITIGGVDKDGNDASTELEELLLETQIQMKNIQPTLTLLYHPKMKDSYLKKVSECIRGGSGQPQILNNNAVIQRTLARFAQYDEGITLEDARNCGNYGCVSTGVCGKGSFITQEDQPCLAKVVELMLNNGKCPVTKKKVGVESGNPAEFETFDDVYNAYKIQLDHLFNMSRKHSDLSQMARVQVVPSVFRSAMYDGCIEKGICEEAGGTRYPQVNPIMTAGIDAANSLLAIRYLVFETKQLTMQQLLDAIKSNFEGCEDIRKMCFEAPKHGNDVLEVQEFVQQYYRDVDSIHHAQGPDCFGYRTPLDAYSLSYHNYFGALMGALPNGRKAGVALTDGSVSAMPGTDHEGITSLIKSGAEAIDTVRYGANHFNVKFSPAVLDGPNGTRTLISLIKTYCDFGGSHIQFNCVSSETLKAAQVDPTDYSDLVVRVAGFSAYFTRLDCGVQNEIIKRTEYAS from the coding sequence ATGAATACACTTTCTGCAAAAACAAACTCAGAAAACCAGACTGCTACCCCTAAAGGTTACGGCATTGACTGGAATACAGCGGAACCACGAGTTAAAGAACTCAAAGATTTTTTGATGTCCGCTCCTCAGGTCATGGACCCCGAACGTCTGCAATTTCTGAATGAAGTTTATGAAGAATTCCGTGGTGAATCCACTTTCTATATCCGCGCTAAACTTTTTGAGCGTGTTCTTACCAAAAAAAATATCTTCCTCGACGGCAACCCCATTGTCGGCACACTGACCGGTGTTCGTGCCGGTGTATACGCATACCCTGAATGGAATGTTGCATGGATCAAAGAAGAAATGCAGATGGCTAAAATGGCCTCTCTCGGTGAGATGAAAATCCCCAGCGAAACTAAAGAACTACTCGAAAAAACATATAAAAGTTGGAAAGGACGCACCTGTATCGATCTGAACAACAAAATGTTCAAAGATAAATACGGCATCAATCCTAAAAACTTTGCCAAGTGCGGCATGTATTATGAAAACGTCAGCGTTGCCAGTGGATCTGGTATTGCCGACTACCCTCTGATGCTGAACAAAGGTCTGCGCTGGCTCATCAATGATGTAAAATCCCGCTTTGAAAACTGCCCTACCACCTTGCAGAACAAAGAAAAGCATGACCTGTACCGTGCTATGCTCGTCACTTTTGAAGCAGTCATTGCCCACTCCCACCGTTATGCTGATCTGGCTGAAAAGACCGCCGTTGAAGAAAACGATCCTAAAGCCAAAGCTGAACTGCTGGAAATTGCTGAAATCTGTCGCCGCGTCCCTGAACACCCAGCACGCAACTTCCGTGAAGCTATCCAGTCTTTCTGGTTCATCCACCTTGCAATTGAAATCGAACAGATGGCCTGTGCAACTTCCCCCGGTCGCTATGGTCAGTACATGTATCCTTTCTTCAAGAAAGATATCGACGAAGGCAACCTTACCCGCGAACAGGTACTGACTCTCCTCAAATTCCAGTGGATCAAACACCTTGAACTGGCAGAATATCAGGGTAACTCATACGCACTGACCCTTTCCGGTCACACTGGTCAGTCCATCACCATCGGCGGCGTGGACAAAGACGGCAACGATGCCAGCACCGAGTTGGAAGAACTGCTCCTTGAAACTCAGATTCAGATGAAGAACATTCAGCCTACGCTGACCCTGCTCTATCATCCTAAAATGAAAGATTCTTATCTCAAAAAAGTATCAGAATGTATCCGCGGCGGTTCCGGTCAGCCTCAGATTCTGAACAACAATGCAGTTATTCAGCGCACACTGGCTCGTTTCGCTCAGTATGATGAAGGCATCACTCTGGAAGACGCCAGAAACTGCGGTAACTACGGTTGTGTTTCCACAGGCGTATGCGGCAAAGGCAGCTTTATCACTCAGGAAGATCAGCCTTGCCTAGCTAAAGTTGTCGAACTGATGCTCAACAACGGAAAATGCCCCGTCACCAAGAAAAAAGTCGGCGTAGAAAGCGGAAATCCTGCTGAATTCGAAACCTTCGATGACGTGTACAACGCATACAAGATACAGCTCGATCATCTCTTCAACATGTCCAGAAAACATTCTGACCTGAGCCAGATGGCACGTGTTCAGGTTGTTCCAAGCGTTTTCCGCTCCGCCATGTACGACGGTTGCATTGAAAAAGGTATCTGCGAAGAAGCAGGCGGCACCCGCTACCCTCAGGTCAACCCCATTATGACAGCAGGTATTGATGCGGCGAACTCCTTGCTCGCTATCAGATATCTGGTCTTCGAAACAAAACAACTGACCATGCAGCAGTTGCTTGACGCTATCAAATCAAACTTTGAAGGCTGTGAAGATATCCGTAAAATGTGCTTCGAAGCTCCAAAACACGGCAACGACGTTCTGGAAGTACAGGAATTTGTTCAGCAGTACTACAGAGATGTAGACTCAATACACCACGCTCAGGGCCCCGACTGCTTCGGCTACAGGACTCCGCTGGATGCATATTCCTTGTCATACCACAACTACTTCGGCGCACTCATGGGTGCTCTGCCTAACGGACGTAAAGCCGGAGTCGCTCTGACCGACGGTAGTGTTTCCGCAATGCCAGGCACCGACCATGAAGGAATTACCTCCCTCATCAAGTCCGGCGCAGAAGCCATCGACACAGTCCGCTACGGCGCAAACCACTTCAACGTGAAATTCTCCCCAGCAGTACTGGACGGCCCCAACGGAACCCGCACCTTGATTTCCCTGATCAAGACCTATTGCGATTTCGGCGGCTCACACATCCAGTTCAACTGCGTAAGTTCCGAAACCCTCAAAGCCGCACAGGTCGATCCAACAGATTACTCTGATCTGGTTGTACGTGTTGCCGGTTTCAGTGCCTACTTCACCAGACTGGATTGCGGCGTACAGAACGAAATCATTAAACGTACAGAATACGCATCATAA
- a CDS encoding sigma-54 interaction domain-containing protein, translating to MYFNKEKFFDISRKDVLNPSMTAIWDDMGIGVAVVNGDGICEYMNPIQRKADSFRLIDVVGEHITKLYVPYELECIPTIECLRKAEPVLKKSYFYKTTNNFRASTVSDFFPLFERGKKDGVIAFTIWTGTSPLVEHKPRPAKSAAPIKKTYDYYTFDSLVGEDEALLDVLAEARAAAKSPSHVMIWGESGTGKEVFAQAIHAESARRNQPLIAENCAAIPENLLEAILFGTAKGAYTDAGDRPGLFEEADGGTLLLDELNSMPLGLQAKLLRVLQEKRVRRLGSRTEIPVDVRVISILNESPLNAVGQGILRSDLFYRLAVVGIAVPPLRHRKKDIPLLMRTFIESSDQNQGGRPIGVDPEILQMFFDYDWPGNIRELLHVIEGSLALLGDRSSIERGCLPLHFREACKNVDSAQGPKQMQSLQRVGETFLTGKDYFDYSGIKRNSVVPLKNCMQEYEAQCIRNVLEVTGGNVAKAARILQITGAGLRYKIKLLDVEID from the coding sequence TTGTATTTCAATAAAGAAAAATTTTTTGATATCAGCCGTAAAGACGTGTTGAATCCTTCCATGACCGCTATCTGGGATGACATGGGGATTGGTGTCGCAGTGGTGAATGGTGACGGTATTTGCGAATATATGAACCCTATTCAGCGCAAAGCTGACAGTTTCAGACTCATTGATGTTGTAGGTGAACACATTACAAAGCTGTACGTGCCGTATGAGCTGGAGTGTATTCCTACCATTGAATGCTTGCGTAAGGCTGAGCCTGTTCTGAAGAAGTCTTATTTCTATAAAACCACGAATAATTTTCGCGCCAGCACTGTTTCGGATTTTTTTCCGCTGTTTGAACGCGGCAAAAAAGATGGAGTCATCGCTTTTACCATCTGGACTGGTACATCTCCTTTGGTGGAGCATAAGCCCCGTCCCGCAAAATCAGCTGCGCCCATAAAAAAAACTTATGATTATTATACATTCGACAGCCTTGTGGGCGAAGACGAAGCTTTACTCGACGTTTTAGCTGAAGCTCGTGCTGCGGCTAAGTCCCCTTCACATGTGATGATCTGGGGAGAAAGCGGAACCGGTAAGGAAGTTTTTGCTCAGGCCATTCATGCCGAGAGCGCGCGGCGTAACCAGCCACTTATTGCTGAAAATTGTGCCGCTATTCCTGAAAATCTGCTTGAAGCTATTTTATTCGGTACGGCTAAAGGTGCTTACACAGACGCTGGTGACAGGCCCGGTCTTTTTGAAGAGGCCGACGGCGGCACATTGCTTCTGGACGAACTTAATTCCATGCCGCTTGGGTTGCAGGCGAAGCTGTTGCGAGTGCTTCAGGAAAAGCGGGTGCGTCGTTTAGGTTCGCGTACTGAAATTCCTGTGGACGTGCGGGTTATCAGTATTTTGAACGAATCTCCTCTCAATGCTGTGGGACAGGGAATTTTGCGTAGTGACCTATTTTATCGTCTTGCGGTTGTGGGTATTGCTGTGCCTCCGCTTCGTCATCGTAAAAAGGATATTCCGCTATTGATGCGTACTTTTATCGAGAGTTCTGACCAGAATCAGGGCGGCAGGCCGATAGGGGTAGACCCCGAAATTTTACAGATGTTTTTTGATTACGATTGGCCGGGAAATATCCGCGAATTATTGCATGTTATTGAGGGTAGTCTGGCTTTGCTCGGGGACCGGTCTTCCATTGAACGGGGTTGTCTGCCGCTTCATTTTCGCGAAGCCTGTAAAAATGTAGATTCCGCACAGGGGCCGAAGCAGATGCAATCTTTGCAGAGGGTGGGAGAAACTTTTCTAACGGGGAAAGATTATTTTGATTACTCCGGGATTAAGAGAAACAGTGTGGTTCCGCTTAAAAATTGTATGCAGGAATATGAGGCACAATGCATCCGTAATGTGCTGGAGGTTACTGGAGGCAATGTGGCGAAAGCTGCCCGTATCCTGCAAATTACCGGAGCCGGTTTGCGTTATAAAATAAAATTGCTTGATGTAGAAATAGATTAG
- a CDS encoding sulfite exporter TauE/SafE family protein encodes MPDSISIFVFFAWLIGGFVSGVSGIGGAMVAVPIASIFIPMHELIPLSCILNVVMDGCIACMHFRYCRVSALWPMLVGSLPGAFAGLFILQYVSGAILQGGVGALLLYYVYWQHTYKVKEARKESWSRGGAAGFGAGLLGTAISFDGPPIGAYGLYVGWQPRVFLGTLGVFFVIRGTMTCALQFGAGLYTPHVLEYAMYGVPATIIGTLCAFPVVKHINLATFRRVLMCIIVLAGSVCILRSML; translated from the coding sequence ATGCCTGATTCCATATCTATTTTTGTTTTCTTCGCGTGGCTTATCGGCGGGTTTGTTTCCGGCGTCAGCGGCATAGGCGGAGCAATGGTCGCAGTACCGATCGCTTCCATCTTCATCCCCATGCATGAGCTTATCCCGCTCAGCTGCATATTGAATGTTGTCATGGACGGCTGTATCGCCTGTATGCATTTCCGCTACTGTCGCGTGTCTGCGTTGTGGCCCATGCTGGTCGGGTCTCTGCCCGGAGCTTTTGCCGGACTGTTTATCCTTCAATATGTTTCAGGAGCTATATTACAAGGGGGAGTTGGTGCATTGCTGCTCTACTACGTCTATTGGCAGCACACATATAAAGTGAAAGAAGCACGAAAAGAATCATGGTCGCGCGGCGGAGCAGCCGGATTCGGCGCTGGACTCCTTGGAACAGCTATATCATTCGACGGCCCCCCCATTGGGGCATACGGGCTGTATGTCGGCTGGCAACCTCGAGTATTTCTAGGAACACTCGGGGTATTCTTCGTTATCAGAGGCACCATGACCTGCGCCCTGCAATTCGGAGCAGGATTATATACTCCGCATGTACTGGAATATGCCATGTACGGAGTGCCTGCCACCATAATCGGGACTCTTTGTGCATTTCCAGTTGTAAAACACATAAACCTTGCAACCTTCAGACGCGTGCTAATGTGCATCATCGTGTTGGCAGGTTCAGTTTGCATTCTACGTTCCATGCTGTAA
- a CDS encoding DUF4125 family protein has translation MTNKYRETLINEIIDRELNMFLAVKNRGGTSQCQELPESFRIMREMTHGVLPNSFLNSYKYDLKQAEKEGRNFMTEKYALMESLIPTISNSPQIKEIVQIESEWRKEVAAQFPRSVQPDGHESFCRYLGCELQTYSAATIIEYYDYMKSAQQELRNLVRERYELLMRKLGYASLQDCETKLTAR, from the coding sequence ATGACCAATAAATACCGCGAAACTCTTATCAATGAAATTATCGACCGCGAGCTGAACATGTTTCTGGCAGTAAAAAACCGCGGAGGCACATCGCAATGTCAGGAACTCCCAGAATCTTTCCGCATCATGCGGGAAATGACTCACGGAGTGCTGCCGAACTCCTTTCTAAACTCCTACAAATATGATCTCAAACAAGCGGAAAAAGAGGGCCGTAATTTTATGACCGAAAAATATGCCCTAATGGAATCATTAATTCCGACCATCAGCAACTCCCCTCAAATAAAAGAGATTGTTCAAATTGAAAGTGAATGGCGCAAAGAAGTCGCGGCTCAATTTCCCAGAAGTGTTCAGCCCGATGGACATGAAAGTTTCTGCCGTTATCTAGGCTGTGAACTCCAGACTTACTCCGCCGCTACAATAATCGAGTACTACGACTACATGAAATCAGCGCAACAGGAACTCCGCAATCTTGTTCGTGAACGCTACGAACTGCTGATGCGCAAACTGGGCTACGCTTCGTTGCAGGATTGTGAAACAAAACTGACAGCACGCTAG
- a CDS encoding APC family permease: MSKEQLKLNKSLSPSQVWALALGSIVGWGCFVLPGDMFLPQAGILGTLIGFVVGAILICFVAVCYSYMIKYAPVAGGAFAYAYVGYGPTAAFVCGWALVLGYVAIIGIDVAALALIFRFLFPGVFEFGSLYFIAGWEVYTGEVLLMTTATLLFGWMNYRGTSFAGKFQVVLTVLLTLGIVALFTGSASLETAQIGNLYPLFAEHRTTLSCVLTIFAISPFLFAGFDTVPQAAEEFTFKPERARNIMIVAILCGVVLYSLVTLAVGIAIPYPEMLAKMDVMRASGGTAWATGEVASMAFGKMGAVVLACAVMGAVCTGINGFYIATSRLLLSMARGRILPAWFGDIHPVYRSPYKAILFTIAIVLLTPFAGRSVVVWIVDMSSVGTGIGYLFSCLAARRVLLGSPAVEDRSMRMFCCIMGTITALLCIGLLLIPGSPACIGEASRWCMVAWTGMGVFFYFSNKSEWAKLPEAELRANILGRTDIPVFFKTKEPQGLVQTEGASD; this comes from the coding sequence ATGTCAAAAGAACAGTTGAAATTGAATAAATCGCTTTCGCCGTCACAGGTTTGGGCACTGGCTTTGGGGTCCATTGTCGGGTGGGGATGTTTTGTGCTGCCCGGAGACATGTTTTTGCCGCAGGCCGGTATTCTCGGCACCTTGATCGGTTTTGTCGTAGGTGCAATTCTCATTTGTTTTGTGGCTGTTTGTTATAGTTATATGATTAAATACGCCCCTGTTGCCGGTGGAGCTTTTGCCTATGCCTATGTGGGGTATGGACCCACGGCTGCTTTTGTCTGTGGTTGGGCTCTTGTTCTTGGATATGTTGCCATCATTGGTATTGATGTAGCTGCATTGGCACTTATCTTTCGTTTTCTTTTCCCGGGTGTTTTTGAATTCGGATCGCTTTACTTCATCGCCGGATGGGAAGTTTATACGGGTGAGGTTCTCCTCATGACTACAGCAACCCTCCTATTCGGATGGATGAACTACCGCGGCACCAGTTTTGCCGGTAAATTTCAGGTTGTTCTCACCGTGTTGCTCACCCTCGGCATTGTAGCCTTGTTCACTGGGTCGGCTTCGCTTGAGACTGCTCAAATTGGTAATTTGTATCCGCTGTTCGCAGAACACCGCACTACATTATCCTGTGTCCTTACTATTTTTGCTATTTCCCCCTTCCTTTTTGCTGGTTTCGATACAGTCCCGCAGGCTGCCGAAGAATTTACATTTAAACCGGAGCGTGCGCGTAACATAATGATCGTCGCTATTCTCTGCGGTGTTGTTCTCTACAGTCTTGTTACTCTTGCTGTCGGTATTGCCATTCCTTATCCTGAAATGCTTGCAAAGATGGATGTCATGCGCGCCAGCGGTGGTACTGCATGGGCAACTGGTGAAGTAGCATCTATGGCCTTCGGTAAAATGGGTGCTGTCGTGCTTGCCTGCGCTGTTATGGGAGCTGTCTGTACTGGAATCAATGGTTTTTATATCGCCACTTCCCGTTTACTTCTCAGCATGGCTCGCGGTCGCATTCTGCCTGCATGGTTCGGTGATATTCATCCCGTATACCGTTCACCTTACAAAGCGATTCTGTTCACTATCGCTATTGTTTTGCTGACTCCTTTTGCCGGTCGCTCTGTGGTTGTCTGGATTGTTGATATGAGTTCCGTGGGAACAGGTATCGGTTATCTTTTCTCCTGTCTCGCAGCCCGTCGCGTTCTGCTCGGCAGTCCTGCCGTGGAAGATAGATCCATGCGCATGTTCTGTTGTATAATGGGAACAATTACCGCTTTGCTGTGTATTGGTCTGTTGCTTATTCCCGGTTCTCCAGCTTGTATCGGTGAAGCTTCCCGCTGGTGCATGGTGGCTTGGACTGGTATGGGCGTGTTCTTTTATTTCTCTAACAAGTCCGAATGGGCAAAGCTGCCTGAAGCTGAGCTTCGTGCCAACATCTTGGGCCGTACAGATATTCCCGTATTCTTTAAAACTAAAGAACCACAGGGGCTGGTCCAAACAGAAGGTGCTTCCGATTAG
- the rmuC gene encoding DNA recombination protein RmuC, whose protein sequence is MIEYIYTLPVEPFLFLAGLIVGTIIAMLVHSHRMTLANLRAQNQQAQLEERLKRIPELSLELAEAQDEISELNHDLADLREKNGSTGSTISAQLLQISRADKSIEDLRVERNKFSEDRQILLSRLTKIKTELDNERKQSSEKLILLTEAKEELSNQFKTLANEILEEKSKKFTEQNQTNLTQLLTPLKTKLGDFQGKVEEVYFQESKDRSALSEQVKQLMDLNRQLSSDAHNLTKALKGQSKTQGNWGELILERVLEMSGLRKGQEYDVQENHTRNDGSRAQPDVVIHLPDSRHLIVDAKVSLNAYNDYVNAEDDNKRKDAVKRHLESMRSHIKGLSGKNYQLLYGLESLDFVIMFVPIESAFILGSTQDATLWQDAWNKNVLIVSPSTLLFVIRTVAHLWRQEQQSRNAQEIAHRGAELYNKFVGFVEDLTKVGERLNQAQNAYDNAFNKLTSGKGNIIRQTELLKELGVKPKKTLPADIVSLALEDSQCTPQTEITIPSPN, encoded by the coding sequence GTGATCGAATACATATATACTTTGCCTGTAGAACCCTTTCTGTTTTTAGCTGGATTAATTGTCGGCACCATCATAGCAATGCTTGTTCATTCTCACCGGATGACACTGGCTAACCTCCGCGCTCAAAACCAGCAGGCTCAACTGGAAGAACGGCTGAAACGTATCCCAGAACTGAGTCTGGAATTAGCTGAAGCTCAAGACGAAATATCTGAGCTTAACCATGATCTTGCAGATCTGCGTGAAAAAAACGGATCAACCGGATCAACAATCAGCGCACAGCTGCTCCAAATCAGCAGAGCAGATAAATCTATTGAAGATCTTAGAGTTGAACGAAACAAATTTTCTGAAGACAGACAAATACTTTTAAGTAGACTTACAAAAATTAAAACCGAACTTGATAATGAACGGAAGCAAAGCAGTGAAAAACTCATTCTGTTAACCGAAGCGAAAGAAGAACTTTCCAACCAGTTCAAAACTCTCGCAAATGAAATTCTCGAAGAAAAATCCAAAAAATTCACTGAACAAAATCAGACAAATCTAACCCAGCTTCTAACTCCTTTGAAAACAAAGCTTGGTGATTTTCAGGGTAAAGTTGAAGAAGTCTATTTTCAGGAAAGTAAAGACCGAAGTGCCCTGTCTGAACAGGTAAAACAATTGATGGATCTTAACCGTCAACTGTCATCGGACGCTCATAACTTGACCAAAGCCCTGAAAGGACAGTCCAAAACGCAGGGAAACTGGGGTGAACTGATTTTAGAACGAGTCCTCGAAATGTCGGGACTGCGTAAAGGACAGGAATATGATGTTCAGGAAAACCACACCAGAAATGACGGTTCACGGGCACAACCTGATGTTGTTATTCACCTGCCCGACAGCAGACATCTCATAGTTGATGCAAAAGTATCACTCAATGCCTACAATGATTACGTTAACGCTGAAGATGACAACAAACGAAAGGACGCTGTTAAACGTCATCTGGAATCCATGCGCTCTCACATCAAAGGATTATCAGGCAAAAACTATCAGTTACTATACGGCTTGGAATCCTTGGATTTTGTGATAATGTTTGTACCGATTGAATCGGCTTTCATTCTCGGCAGCACTCAGGATGCAACCTTATGGCAGGACGCGTGGAATAAAAACGTACTGATCGTCAGCCCAAGCACTCTGCTCTTCGTTATCCGCACTGTCGCGCACTTGTGGCGGCAGGAGCAGCAAAGCCGGAACGCTCAGGAAATTGCCCACCGGGGAGCTGAACTATATAATAAATTTGTCGGTTTTGTAGAAGATCTTACAAAGGTTGGAGAGCGTTTAAATCAAGCGCAAAATGCATACGATAACGCTTTCAACAAACTGACTTCGGGGAAAGGAAATATCATTAGGCAAACTGAGCTTCTGAAAGAACTTGGCGTAAAACCCAAAAAAACATTACCGGCCGATATTGTCAGCCTTGCTTTAGAAGATTCGCAATGTACCCCTCAAACAGAAATTACCATTCCATCCCCCAACTAA